In Staphylococcus saccharolyticus, one genomic interval encodes:
- a CDS encoding glycosyltransferase family 4 protein — MFYFVGNNIGHKLAGIEKAIINRLSLFKEYGYYAKIVLLSWNRYLTDTSSKYISSEDYINMYDYFQEACHVTSVYSKNWLHYWEKECGYIIKPVSESNDVRIYDHQQFIMYAHFADETYKKLDYINYFDTSRRKVKRELYDTRGFLSCVRIPSTDQKIQAEYYFSPQGNVKIEKYYDINSNNPNVAKKIMLNDLGRTLFFNNDNELGAFFIEKIYKNGDIFFSDRNLHTSHVFNLTSTDIPVIAVLHSTHIKDINDLEHSSFKNVYKGVFEHLNRYKAIVVSTIQQQLDVSARINNSIPVVAIPVGFTSVDTQSSTNNDVAIPPRKLISVARYSPEKQLTQQIDLIHQLKEDFPSIELHMYGFGKEERHLRERIKQLELEEHVFLRGFLNDLTNEYHDAYMNLITSNMEGFSLALLECESHGLPTISYDIKYGPGELIENGVNGYLVEKNNEEELYEKVKHLLNHPGIRSDFSNNCYVAVEAYFKQNVIKKWEYFLKSIK; from the coding sequence ATGTTCTATTTTGTAGGTAATAATATCGGTCATAAATTAGCTGGCATTGAAAAAGCTATTATTAATCGCTTAAGTCTGTTTAAAGAATACGGTTATTATGCAAAGATTGTGCTATTATCATGGAATCGCTATTTAACTGATACATCTTCTAAATATATTAGCAGTGAAGATTATATCAATATGTATGATTACTTCCAAGAAGCATGCCATGTGACATCTGTTTATAGTAAAAACTGGCTTCATTATTGGGAAAAAGAATGTGGATATATAATCAAACCAGTAAGTGAGTCAAATGATGTGCGAATATACGATCATCAACAATTTATTATGTACGCACATTTTGCAGATGAAACGTATAAAAAACTCGATTATATCAATTATTTTGATACGTCAAGAAGAAAAGTAAAAAGAGAACTGTACGACACGCGTGGTTTTTTGAGTTGTGTCAGAATACCATCGACAGACCAAAAAATTCAAGCTGAATATTACTTTTCTCCTCAAGGGAACGTCAAAATTGAAAAATATTATGATATTAATTCAAATAATCCTAATGTGGCAAAAAAAATTATGTTGAATGATTTAGGTAGAACTTTGTTTTTCAATAATGATAATGAATTAGGTGCATTTTTTATAGAAAAGATATATAAAAATGGCGATATCTTTTTTAGTGACCGTAATCTTCATACATCCCATGTGTTTAATTTGACATCAACTGATATTCCAGTCATCGCAGTGCTACACAGTACACATATCAAAGATATCAATGATTTAGAACATTCTTCTTTTAAAAATGTTTATAAGGGTGTATTCGAACATTTAAATCGCTATAAAGCAATTGTGGTATCTACGATACAACAACAATTAGATGTAAGTGCAAGAATTAATAATTCAATTCCTGTTGTTGCTATACCAGTTGGTTTTACTTCCGTTGATACGCAATCTTCTACAAATAATGATGTTGCTATTCCACCTAGAAAATTAATTTCTGTAGCAAGATACTCTCCTGAAAAGCAATTAACACAGCAAATCGACTTAATCCATCAGTTAAAAGAAGACTTTCCAAGCATAGAGTTACATATGTATGGGTTTGGTAAAGAAGAGCGGCACTTGAGAGAGCGTATTAAACAACTAGAATTAGAAGAGCATGTATTTTTAAGAGGATTTTTAAATGATTTAACAAATGAATATCATGACGCATATATGAATTTAATTACAAGTAATATGGAAGGTTTTTCACTAGCATTATTAGAATGTGAGTCACATGGTCTCCCTACTATCAGTTACGATATTAAATACGGCCCAGGCGAACTGATAGAAAATGGTGTAAATGGTTACTTAGTAGAAAAGAATAATGAAGAAGAACTGTATGAAAAAGTTAAACATTTATTGAATCATCCAGGAATACGAAGTGATTTCTCTAATAATTGTTATGTTGCTGTTGAGGCCTATTTTAAGCAAAATGTGATAAAGAAATGGGAATACTTTCTTAAAAGTATTAAATAG
- the nagB gene encoding glucosamine-6-phosphate deaminase, with protein sequence MKMINLGSKKLASFYVACELYKQMHQEPNSKLGLATGGTMTDLYYYLVDLLEKNKLDVSHVETFNLDEYIGLKPSHPQSYHYYMNDVLFKQYPHFKKDNTHIPNGYTEQLEDEAERYNQLLNDKGPVDIQILGIGENGHIGFNEPGTDLHSETHIVDLTESTIRANSRYFDHKEDVPKQAVSMGLASILKAKRIILLAFGEKKKDAMSKLLDQQVTRNVPATILHAHPNVEVYVDDEAAPDHL encoded by the coding sequence GTGAAAATGATTAATTTGGGTTCAAAGAAACTTGCGTCATTTTATGTGGCGTGTGAATTATATAAACAAATGCATCAAGAGCCAAATAGTAAATTAGGGTTAGCAACAGGTGGCACCATGACAGATTTGTACTACTATTTAGTAGATTTATTGGAAAAGAACAAGCTTGATGTTTCACATGTTGAAACGTTTAACTTAGATGAATATATAGGTTTAAAACCTAGTCATCCTCAAAGTTATCACTATTACATGAATGATGTGTTATTTAAACAGTACCCTCATTTTAAAAAAGATAATACGCATATTCCTAATGGTTATACCGAACAATTAGAAGATGAAGCGGAGCGCTATAATCAACTTTTAAACGATAAAGGTCCCGTTGATATTCAAATTTTAGGTATTGGAGAAAACGGGCATATTGGCTTCAATGAGCCTGGAACTGATTTACATAGTGAAACGCATATTGTTGATTTGACTGAAAGTACGATTCGTGCAAATAGTCGTTATTTTGATCATAAAGAAGATGTACCTAAGCAGGCAGTTTCTATGGGCCTTGCCAGTATTTTAAAAGCGAAAAGAATTATTTTACTTGCATTTGGCGAAAAGAAAAAAGATGCAATGAGTAAACTTCTAGATCAGCAAGTGACACGAAATGTACCTGCTACAATCTTACATGCACATCCCAATGTAGAAGTATATGTAGATGATGAAGCTGCCCCAGATCATTTATAA
- the folE2 gene encoding GTP cyclohydrolase FolE2, with protein sequence MTEFDLSTREGRWKHFGSVDPVKGTKPTAKNKMTDLQSSHKNFLFKIEEVGIKNLTYPVLIDQYQTAGLFSFSTSLNKDEKGINMSRILESVEKHYDNGIELEFNTLYQLLRTLQEKMNQHAAGVDVSSKWFFDRFSPVTNIKAVGNASVTYGLAIDGHNVTRKELTVEAAVTTLCPCSKEISEYSAHNQRGIVTVKTYLVKNNDVVDDYKDKILDAMEANASSVLYPILKRPDEKRVTERAYENPRFVEDLIRLIAADLVEFDWIEGFDIECRNEESIHQHDAFARLKYRK encoded by the coding sequence ATGACAGAATTTGATTTATCCACTAGAGAGGGTCGTTGGAAGCACTTTGGTTCTGTAGACCCTGTTAAAGGTACGAAACCTACGGCTAAAAACAAAATGACCGATTTACAGAGTTCACATAAAAATTTCCTATTTAAAATAGAAGAAGTAGGAATTAAAAATTTAACTTATCCTGTGTTGATTGACCAATATCAAACTGCAGGTTTATTTAGCTTTTCAACGAGTTTAAATAAAGATGAAAAAGGTATTAACATGAGCCGTATATTAGAAAGTGTAGAGAAGCACTACGACAATGGTATTGAATTAGAGTTTAATACACTGTACCAATTATTACGCACACTACAAGAAAAAATGAATCAACACGCAGCAGGTGTTGACGTTTCAAGCAAGTGGTTTTTTGATCGCTTTAGCCCTGTCACTAACATTAAAGCAGTAGGTAATGCGAGTGTCACGTATGGTTTAGCTATTGATGGTCATAACGTAACTCGCAAAGAATTAACAGTTGAAGCTGCTGTGACAACGCTGTGCCCTTGTTCTAAAGAAATCAGTGAATACTCGGCACATAATCAACGAGGAATCGTCACAGTTAAAACTTATTTAGTCAAAAATAATGATGTGGTTGATGATTATAAAGATAAAATTTTAGATGCAATGGAAGCTAATGCTAGCTCTGTTCTATACCCAATCTTAAAACGCCCTGATGAAAAACGTGTAACAGAACGTGCTTATGAAAATCCTCGATTTGTGGAAGATTTAATTCGTTTGATTGCTGCAGATTTGGTTGAATTTGATTGGATTGAAGGCTTTGACATTGAATGTCGTAATGAAGAATCTATCCATCAACACGATGCTTTTGCACGTTTAAAGTATAGAAAATAA
- a CDS encoding MFS transporter has product MLISLYSLGHLNNLQDEYHFEIHFLWYLGMMPWIGACFMAYFGGQILDWLRQKTGSLRIARAYFAIAGMICAAVCFLIIPFTYSIVAVMVLMMVGNAFIFLPNAVYWAVIIDTAPNKTGTYGGMTYFFVNTATVIAPTLTGFLVAWHGYSTMFISAVVASLISIIAMCFVKPGEKDMGHH; this is encoded by the coding sequence ATGTTAATTTCCTTATACTCACTTGGACACCTAAATAATTTACAAGATGAGTATCACTTTGAAATACACTTTCTATGGTATCTAGGTATGATGCCTTGGATTGGCGCATGTTTTATGGCTTACTTTGGTGGACAAATTTTAGATTGGTTACGTCAGAAGACTGGAAGTTTGCGCATTGCGCGTGCATACTTTGCTATAGCAGGAATGATATGTGCAGCTGTATGTTTCTTGATTATTCCATTTACATATAGCATCGTTGCAGTTATGGTATTGATGATGGTTGGTAATGCATTTATTTTCTTACCCAATGCTGTCTATTGGGCAGTTATAATTGATACAGCGCCAAATAAAACAGGTACATATGGAGGGATGACTTACTTTTTTGTGAATACCGCTACCGTTATTGCACCCACACTAACAGGATTCCTTGTTGCATGGCATGGTTATTCAACGATGTTCATCTCAGCCGTTGTGGCTTCACTCATTAGCATTATCGCTATGTGCTTTGTTAAACCAGGTGAAAAGGATATGGGACATCACTAA
- a CDS encoding MFS transporter, with protein MANYIDRGAISYAQEDIIKEFGFDTIAWGSILGYFGYGYMFGSLIGGITADKKGPKFVWIVAGTAWSLAEIAMAFAGELGMAVFGGSALAGFAFLRVLFGISEGPIFSTISKKIQTGLHQRNVAYFPDWVSLVYHSLGALITAPIVSGFLTIASWRILFVLLGIIGLVWVVIWAKVFTDYPEDNKKVSEEELREIRSTEASLNVEKTIETEKGHEKWHHFFKSPTLVGNMVGYFGFQYVNFLILTWTPK; from the coding sequence ATGGCTAACTATATTGATCGTGGTGCAATTTCATATGCTCAAGAAGATATTATTAAAGAATTTGGATTTGATACCATTGCATGGGGATCAATTTTAGGCTACTTTGGATATGGTTACATGTTTGGTTCTTTAATTGGCGGTATTACGGCAGATAAGAAGGGACCTAAATTTGTATGGATTGTTGCAGGAACAGCATGGTCTTTAGCTGAAATTGCCATGGCATTTGCTGGAGAATTAGGAATGGCAGTATTTGGGGGATCAGCGCTTGCAGGTTTTGCTTTTCTCAGAGTACTCTTTGGTATATCTGAAGGACCTATATTTTCAACCATTAGTAAAAAAATACAAACTGGGCTGCACCAAAGGAACGTGGCTTACTTTCCGGATTGGGTCTCATTGGTGTACCACTCACTGGGTGCATTGATTACAGCTCCCATTGTCTCAGGATTCTTGACCATTGCAAGTTGGCGTATACTTTTCGTCTTACTAGGTATCATTGGCTTAGTATGGGTCGTTATATGGGCAAAAGTTTTTACAGATTACCCAGAAGATAATAAGAAAGTGTCTGAAGAGGAATTAAGAGAAATTCGATCAACAGAAGCCAGTTTAAATGTTGAAAAAACAATTGAAACGGAAAAGGGTCATGAAAAGTGGCATCACTTTTTTAAAAGTCCAACACTTGTAGGAAACATGGTTGGTTATTTTGGCTTTCAGTATGTTAATTTCCTTATACTCACTTGGACACCTAAATAA
- a CDS encoding YojF family protein, whose translation MLEPIKEQEVLDLLTSYANKPVYLHVETTNGAYANHFDQQVFNAGTFLRNILVTYEHAQLKGGEKDPYRVGLKLRDGGWVYVQGLTHYETNDDNEFLIAGFNYEGQLAATIEMSDKPFSI comes from the coding sequence GTGTTGGAACCGATTAAAGAACAAGAAGTACTTGATTTACTAACTTCATACGCAAATAAGCCCGTCTACCTCCACGTTGAAACAACAAATGGTGCTTATGCCAATCATTTTGATCAACAAGTGTTTAACGCCGGAACATTTTTAAGGAATATTTTAGTCACATATGAACATGCACAACTTAAAGGTGGCGAGAAAGATCCCTATCGCGTTGGACTCAAATTACGTGATGGTGGCTGGGTTTACGTCCAAGGTCTCACACATTATGAGACTAATGATGACAATGAATTTCTCATTGCTGGATTTAATTATGAGGGACAACTGGCGGCTACAATAGAAATGAGCGATAAGCCATTTTCAATATAA
- the bshB2 gene encoding bacillithiol biosynthesis deacetylase BshB2 codes for MTDERHVLVIFPHPDDETFSSAGTLASYIDKGIPVTYACLTLGQMGRNLGNPPFATRESLPHIRERELEEACKAIGITDLRKMRLRDKTVEFEPYDQMDAMVKHLIEDTNPSLIISFYPKFAVHPDHEATANVVVRTVKRMKSSERPRLTLVAFSNDAPDILGEPDIQNDISQYSDIKLKAFEAHASQTGPFLRQLASPEINGQAQSFLKVEPFWTYHFES; via the coding sequence ATGACAGATGAAAGACACGTACTTGTAATATTTCCGCACCCAGATGATGAAACTTTCTCATCTGCTGGAACACTTGCAAGTTATATCGATAAAGGCATACCTGTTACTTATGCTTGCTTAACTTTAGGACAAATGGGTCGTAACTTAGGTAATCCTCCTTTTGCTACTCGAGAGTCTCTACCTCATATTCGTGAGCGTGAGCTTGAAGAAGCTTGTAAAGCAATAGGTATTACTGATTTAAGAAAAATGAGATTAAGAGATAAAACTGTTGAATTTGAGCCATATGACCAAATGGATGCTATGGTTAAACATCTTATTGAAGATACAAATCCATCATTAATCATTTCATTTTATCCAAAGTTTGCAGTACATCCTGATCATGAAGCGACTGCTAATGTTGTGGTTCGAACGGTGAAACGCATGAAATCTTCAGAACGCCCTCGACTGACGCTAGTCGCATTTAGTAATGATGCGCCAGATATTCTTGGAGAACCAGATATTCAGAATGACATTTCACAATATAGTGATATAAAACTAAAAGCTTTTGAAGCACATGCATCTCAAACAGGACCTTTTTTAAGGCAACTTGCAAGTCCTGAAATCAATGGACAAGCACAGAGCTTTTTAAAAGTTGAGCCATTTTGGACGTATCACTTCGAATCTTAA
- the hxlA gene encoding 3-hexulose-6-phosphate synthase has product MELQLAIDLLNKEEAVKLAQQVEEYVDIVEIGTPIVINEGLSSVQHLNENINNAKVLADLKIMDAADYEVSQAVKFGADVVTILGVAEDTSIKAAVEEAHKHGKELLVDMIAVKNLEQHAKELDEMGADYIAVHTGYDLQAEGQSPLDSLRTVKSVIKNSKVAVAGGIKPDTIKDIVAENPDLVIVGGGIANADNPVEAAKQCRVAIEGR; this is encoded by the coding sequence TTGGAATTACAATTAGCCATTGACTTGCTAAATAAAGAAGAAGCAGTAAAATTAGCGCAACAAGTTGAAGAATATGTAGATATTGTTGAGATTGGGACACCTATCGTTATCAATGAAGGATTGTCATCAGTTCAACACTTAAATGAGAATATAAATAATGCTAAAGTATTAGCTGACCTAAAAATTATGGATGCAGCAGATTATGAAGTAAGTCAAGCAGTTAAATTTGGTGCTGATGTAGTTACAATTTTAGGGGTAGCTGAAGATACATCAATCAAAGCTGCAGTTGAAGAAGCACATAAACATGGTAAAGAATTATTAGTGGATATGATTGCTGTTAAAAATCTAGAACAACATGCAAAAGAATTAGATGAAATGGGTGCTGACTACATTGCAGTGCATACAGGTTATGACCTTCAAGCGGAAGGACAATCACCATTAGATAGTTTACGTACTGTTAAATCGGTAATTAAAAACTCTAAAGTTGCAGTTGCTGGTGGTATTAAACCAGATACTATCAAAGATATTGTTGCAGAAAATCCTGATTTAGTGATTGTTGGTGGAGGCATCGCAAATGCTGACAACCCAGTTGAAGCTGCAAAACAATGTCGTGTTGCAATAGAAGGTAGATAA